The nucleotide sequence GTCAAGTGCAGGTTCAAAACAAGCATATGTTGTACCTGTTACTGGATTTTTAACCTCATCAAGTGTGTAGCCCACTGCAATCTTTGCTGCTAATTTTGCGATCGGGTATCCTGTCGCTTTTGAAGCTAGTGCAGATGAACGGCTTACACGCGGATTTACTTCAATCACATAATATTGTGCGCTTTCTGGGTCTAAGGCGAGCTGTACGTTACAGCCTCCTTCAATTTTTAAGGCTCTTATAATTTTTAATGATGCGTTTCGTAAAAGCTGATAATCTCTATCTGTTAATGTCTGACTCGGTGCTACTACGATTGAATCACCTGTATGGATACCGACTGGATCAATGTTTTCCATATTACATACGACGATCGCCGTGTCGTTTTTATCTCTCATTACTTCATATTCGATTTCCTTGAATCCAGCGATGCTTTTCTCGATCAATACTTGTCCAACCGGACTTGCATGCAGACCAGATGGCGTAATTTCTAAAAACTCTTCTTCGTTTGTTACAATACCGCCACCTGTTCCTCCGAGCGTAAAGGCAGGACGAATGATTACAGGGTAACCATTTTCTTCAACAAATGCTCTTGCTTCTTCCATGTTGTGAACGATTGCACTCTCAGGTACTGGCTCGTTCAGCTCTCTCATTAAATTTCTGAACAAGTCACGGTCTTCCGCTTGTTGAATCGAGGGAAGCTTTGTTCCTAATAGCTCTACGTTGTATTCCTCGAGAATCCCTGAATTAAAAAGCTCTACTGCCATGTTAAGACCTGTTTGTCCTCCAAGTGTGGCCAGAAGGCCATCGGGCCGCTCTTGACGGATGATTCGAGAAACAAACTCGAGTGTTAGGGGTTCGATGTAAACCTTATCGGCCATATTGGGATCTGTCATGATTGTTGCTGGGTTTGAGTTAACTAGAACAACTTCATATCCTTCTTCTTTTAAAGCTTGGCAAGCTTGTGTACCTGCATAATCAAATTCAGCAGCTTGTCCAATTACGATTGGTCCAGAACCTATTACTAGAATTTTTCGGATATCTTGACGTTTAGGCATATTGCATCAAACCTTCTTTCTTAGTTGTTTTTATCATGTTCATGAAATCATCAAAAATCGGATTTGAATCTTGTGGTCCTGGTGATGCCTCTGGGTGATATTGGATGGAAAAGGCCGGCTTTTCTTTATGTTTCAAGCCTTCTACTGTTCCATCGTTTACTGCTTGATGTGTAAGTACTAAATCTGTATTTAATAACGAACTTTCGTTTACCGCGTATCCGTGATTTTGAGAAGTTAGTGCTATTTTTCCAGTTGCAAGATCTTTGACTGGGTGGTTAGATCCTCTGTGTCCGAATTTCAGCTTTTCTGTATCAGCGCCCGAAGCAAGAGCTAGAAGTTGATGCCCCAAGCAGATTCCTAGAATCGGAACGTTGTTCTTTAAAAGCTCTTGAATCATTGTAATGCCTGAGTGTACATCTTTTGGATCTCCAGGGCCGTTGCTGAGTAAAACACCGTCAGGCTGCAGGCGGATTATATCAGCCGCCGTTGTGTTGTAAGGTACAACGATTACATCACATAAACGTCTTGAAAGTTCTCTCAGCATTCCGCTTTTCACACCAAAGTCTACAACTACAACTCGATATCCGCTGTTTGGCAAGTGGTAAGGAGATTTTGTAGATACTTTTTTCACTTGATCAGTTGTTAATCCTGTTCTGTTCAATTCGTTAATAATCTCTTCAGCATTTTCAATGGAATTCGTCATTTTCCCTTTTAATGTACCAAACTGACGGATCTTTCTCGTTAACTTACGTGTATCAATTCCATACAGTCCAGGAATATCCTTAGCCGTCAGCCAGCTGCTTAATGACTGCATCCCTTCATGGTGATTTGGGAACTCAGCATGTTCGTTTACGATGATTCCGCTTGTAGCCGGATGAATAGACTCATAATCAGAACGGTTGATTCCATAGTTGCCCACTAGCGGATACGTAAAGCAGATGATTTGATCACAATAAGAAGGATCTGTCATGACTTCCTGATATCCTGTCATACTTGTCGTAAATACTACTTCCCCGCTTGATTCACGCTGTGAACCAAATGCCAATCCGTTAAAAATTGTTCCATCCTCTAAAATTAAGTAGCGTTTCATACTAAGCTCTCCTCTCTGTGATAAACAAGCTTTCCATCAAAAATTGTTGCAACCGGCCATCCTTTGCAGATCCAGCCGTCAAACGGTGTATTCTTCCCTTTTGATACGAACTCACCAGCGTTGATCGCTTCTTCTTTTTCTAAATCTAAAATTGTTATATCAGCAAGTGCGCCTTCTTTAAGTGATCCATAAGGTAGGTCAAAACTTTCTGCCGGTTTTTTCGTCATGTTATCAACTAGCTCCTGCAGCGTGAATAATTTCTTCTTTACGACAAGCTCTGTGTAAAGAAGAGGAAAAGCTGTTTCAAGACCTACAATTCCAAAAGGTGCAAGTTCAACATTCTGGCTTTTCTCTTCAGCACTATGCGGCGCGTGATCTGTTGCGATAAAGTCTAGTGTGCCTTCTTTTAATCCTTGGATTAACGCTTCTCGATCAGCTTCACTTCTTAGCGGCGGATTCATCTTATAATGTGTATCGTTAGCCTTTATATCTTTGTCACTCAAGATTAAGTGATGCGGTGTAACTTCTGCTGTCACTTTTATTCCAGCGCGTTTTGCATCCTTTAATACGCGTACAGATTCTTGAGTACTCACGTGGCAAACATGGTATCTTGCCTCTGCCGCTTCAGCGAGCAGTACATCACGTGCGATGTGAACAGATTCACTGACTGAAGGAATTCCCGGCAAATCTTCTTTTTTAGCAAACTCACCTTCATGAAATGCTCCTCCTTTAGGAAGAAGTGTATTGTCTTCACAATGTGCCACAATTACTGCTCCTAGCCGGCTCGCCTCTTTCATCGCTTTCAGCATCATTCCAGCTGACTGTACGCCTACTCCATCATCCGTAAAAGCAAATGCCCCACCTTTTAAAAGTGTTTCAAAATCTGTTAATTCACTGCCGATTTGTCTTGTTGTGATCGAAGCGTAAGGCAATACTCTGCAGCTCGCTGTCTGCTTAATTTTTTGCTGAACAAGTTCTAAAGTCTCAGCACTGTCTGGTACAGGGCGTGTGTTCGGCATTGCAGCAAGAGTTGTATAGCCGCCTTTAACAGCTGCTTTCGTTCCAGATGCAATCGTCTCTTTATGCTCACCGCCAGGCTCTCTTAAGTGAACATGAAGATCTACAAATCCTGGAGTAACAAGTTTCCCCTCTGCTTCAAGCACTTGGTGTTCCTCAACAGGGATGTCTTTTTCAATTTTTTTAATCATGTTATTTTCGATTAAAATATCCGTATGAATAAAGTTATTGCTTCCATCTAAAACGTTAGCGTTTTTTAATAAGTAACCCATGATCTACCGCCTCCTGATTTGTTGTTAAAGCCCATTTCAAAACAGCCATCCGGATAAAAACCCCGTTTTGTACTTGTTGAAAGATTCTCGAGCGTTCACACTCTACAAGCTCATCTGCAATTTCAATCCCTCTATTAACCGGGGCAGGGTGCATGATTATACTGTGAGACTTCATCTTCTTTTCACGTTCCAGCGTTAGACCATATTGTTGATGATACTCTTCTTTTGTTAGCAGCATGGAACTGCTATGTCTTTCATGCTGTATTCTGAGCATCATTAAAGCATCTGCTGCTTCTACTGCTTCATCCATCGGAATAAAGTCTTCTTTCCACTCATCAACAAACCATTCTTCAGGACCTGAGAACATGACTTTCGCACCCATTTTTCGAAGTACCTCTGCGTTTGAGCGTGCAACCCTGCTGTGCAGGATGTCACCTACAATAACGACTGTTAATCCTTGCAAAACGATAAATTCTTGTTGAATCGTTAGTAGATCTAAAAGAGATTGAGTTGGATGATTTCCGCAGCCATCACCTGCGTTGATAATAGGAACATTTATTTTTTCAGCTAAGCCATCGAAATAGCGGTTTTCTGGATGTCTGATAACAAATGCTTCAACTCCTATTTCCTCTAGCGTTCTTAACGTGTCGTAGAGTGTTTCTCCTTTTTGAACGGAAGAACCGTTTACTTCCACGTTTAAAGGTTTCATGCCAAGTCTGTGTTCTGCAGCTTCAAAGCTGAACCTTGTTCTTGTACTTGGCTCAAAAAATAAATTCGCGATCATCTTATCGTTGAAGATTTTATCTTGCTTTCCGCTTTTAAATTCTTCTGCTTTGTTTAAAATGTATTGAATGTCTTCAATAGACAGCTCGTTCATTGACAGCAAATGATTCATTCTAAACTCTCCTTTTGACATAAAAATAGCACCCTGAAAGTTTTTTCAGGGTGCTCTTAACAGAAGAAGAAAACCGTTCCTCTTAAGTCGTCACCCTTTTAAGTCTCTCGTACTTATTTAAAAGGTGTATTATGCAGCTGTGTCGTTACCATCTGTTTTAAACATTTTGTTCATTAGATCTTCTTCGTTTTCTCTCCCTGGCAGCACCAAGTTTAGAACAATTCCGATCAGTGTTGCTAAAGCCATTCCAGCAATCTCAAAGTTTGCATTGATCTTAAGAGCTGCTCCGCCAATTCCGGTTACTAAGATTACAGATGAGATAATCAAGTTTCTTTTGTTTCCAAAGTCTATATTGTTATCTACAAGCATTCTTAATCCTGATGAAGCGATGATTCCGAACAAGAGAATGGAAACTCCACCCATTACCGCTGTTGGAATTGTGCTGATCATTGCTGTAACTTTCCCAGAGAATCCGAACAGGATCGCTGTCACAGCAGCTCCTCCTATTACGAAAACCGAGTAAACTCGAGTTATTGCTAACACTCCGATGTTTTCACCATAAGTTGTTACAGGCGGCCCGCCGATTAAAGAACCGATAACCACTCCCATTCCATCGCCTAAAATCGAGCGATGAAGGCCTGGTTTTTCAATAAAGTTTCGGCCAACTACTTTAGATAGAACGAGCTGATGTCCGATGTGTTCTGCAATGGTTACCGCAGCAACCGGCATCATGATCATAGCAATACTCCATGAGAAGTCGGGAGTGTAGTTTACAAAAGGTACGAAGAAGTCTGGTGCTTGAATCCATTTTGCTTCTGCCACTTTCGTAAAATCTACAATACCTCTGAAGTAAGCAAAGCTAAAACCTGCGATAATTCCGATTAAGATTGGTATAATCCCTAAGATTCCTCTAAAGAAAATCGAGCATATGATTGTAATTCCAAGTGTAAAAAGTGCTACCGTAAAGTGATTTAAGCTATACTTCTGTGTTTCAGGGTCGTTCATCGCCATTCCTACTGCTACATTTGCCAGCCCTAATCCGATTACGATAATGACAGGACCAACGACAACCGGCGGCAGCACTCTCATCAGCCATTTAAAGCCAAACCCTTTTATTAAAAGTGCGACTACCCCATATACTAGTCCCGCTAGAAAACTTCCTAGCATTGCTGCTTCAGGTCCGCCAAAAGCTTTAACCGTCAAGATCGGTGTGATAAAAGCAAAGCTTGATCCAAGGTAGGCGGGAATCTGGCCTTTTGTTACCAAAAGGTATGCAATTGTTGCAAGTCCGCTTGATACGAGTGCCACTCCAGGATGCAGTCCAACTAAGAACGGTACCAATACCGTTGCGCCGAACATTGCAAATAAGTGCTGTAAGCTTAGTGTCAGCCATTGAACCGGTGACGGTTTTTCATTTACATCTAATATTGCTTTTGTGTTGTTTTCCATTTAGAAATACCTCCTGTTTTTAAGACGCTCTTTTCTGCAATAAAAAACCTCTTCTGCTTTTTAGCAAAAGAGGCCGCGGAGGCACATGTGCACACTAGGAACCTTGTGAGCACATGATTTATACCTCCCTTGCCAGCCTCTCTGGACTGAATTTAAAGGGAATTTATTTGTTTGTTGAGATCGATACTTCATCAAAGCCATCAACTTCTATTAAAGAAGCTGATAT is from Fictibacillus sp. b24 and encodes:
- a CDS encoding aspartate carbamoyltransferase catalytic subunit; translation: MNHLLSMNELSIEDIQYILNKAEEFKSGKQDKIFNDKMIANLFFEPSTRTRFSFEAAEHRLGMKPLNVEVNGSSVQKGETLYDTLRTLEEIGVEAFVIRHPENRYFDGLAEKINVPIINAGDGCGNHPTQSLLDLLTIQQEFIVLQGLTVVIVGDILHSRVARSNAEVLRKMGAKVMFSGPEEWFVDEWKEDFIPMDEAVEAADALMMLRIQHERHSSSMLLTKEEYHQQYGLTLEREKKMKSHSIIMHPAPVNRGIEIADELVECERSRIFQQVQNGVFIRMAVLKWALTTNQEAVDHGLLIKKR
- a CDS encoding carbamoyl phosphate synthase small subunit encodes the protein MKRYLILEDGTIFNGLAFGSQRESSGEVVFTTSMTGYQEVMTDPSYCDQIICFTYPLVGNYGINRSDYESIHPATSGIIVNEHAEFPNHHEGMQSLSSWLTAKDIPGLYGIDTRKLTRKIRQFGTLKGKMTNSIENAEEIINELNRTGLTTDQVKKVSTKSPYHLPNSGYRVVVVDFGVKSGMLRELSRRLCDVIVVPYNTTAADIIRLQPDGVLLSNGPGDPKDVHSGITMIQELLKNNVPILGICLGHQLLALASGADTEKLKFGHRGSNHPVKDLATGKIALTSQNHGYAVNESSLLNTDLVLTHQAVNDGTVEGLKHKEKPAFSIQYHPEASPGPQDSNPIFDDFMNMIKTTKKEGLMQYA
- a CDS encoding dihydroorotase is translated as MGYLLKNANVLDGSNNFIHTDILIENNMIKKIEKDIPVEEHQVLEAEGKLVTPGFVDLHVHLREPGGEHKETIASGTKAAVKGGYTTLAAMPNTRPVPDSAETLELVQQKIKQTASCRVLPYASITTRQIGSELTDFETLLKGGAFAFTDDGVGVQSAGMMLKAMKEASRLGAVIVAHCEDNTLLPKGGAFHEGEFAKKEDLPGIPSVSESVHIARDVLLAEAAEARYHVCHVSTQESVRVLKDAKRAGIKVTAEVTPHHLILSDKDIKANDTHYKMNPPLRSEADREALIQGLKEGTLDFIATDHAPHSAEEKSQNVELAPFGIVGLETAFPLLYTELVVKKKLFTLQELVDNMTKKPAESFDLPYGSLKEGALADITILDLEKEEAINAGEFVSKGKNTPFDGWICKGWPVATIFDGKLVYHREESLV
- a CDS encoding solute carrier family 23 protein, whose product is MENNTKAILDVNEKPSPVQWLTLSLQHLFAMFGATVLVPFLVGLHPGVALVSSGLATIAYLLVTKGQIPAYLGSSFAFITPILTVKAFGGPEAAMLGSFLAGLVYGVVALLIKGFGFKWLMRVLPPVVVGPVIIVIGLGLANVAVGMAMNDPETQKYSLNHFTVALFTLGITIICSIFFRGILGIIPILIGIIAGFSFAYFRGIVDFTKVAEAKWIQAPDFFVPFVNYTPDFSWSIAMIMMPVAAVTIAEHIGHQLVLSKVVGRNFIEKPGLHRSILGDGMGVVIGSLIGGPPVTTYGENIGVLAITRVYSVFVIGGAAVTAILFGFSGKVTAMISTIPTAVMGGVSILLFGIIASSGLRMLVDNNIDFGNKRNLIISSVILVTGIGGAALKINANFEIAGMALATLIGIVLNLVLPGRENEEDLMNKMFKTDGNDTAA